In Penaeus monodon isolate SGIC_2016 chromosome 26, NSTDA_Pmon_1, whole genome shotgun sequence, the following are encoded in one genomic region:
- the LOC119590151 gene encoding lysophospholipase-like protein 1, with translation MSYNITEVTVVPQKGLRHTATLIFMHGSGWNGVLSKNDLEMVFGQEFSFPHIRVVYPTSPERPYTPCNGMLQRVWFDRQAVDISAPEDVSSIRPMAEELNKLIDKEISLGIDVKRIVVGGFSMGSSMALQMGYCFRPDVGGIVALSSFLNQASNVYKVLESVPEAERPPLFMCHGDNDKVVPCAWGECTFAQLQQRGVKGEFHSFPGLNHSLCKREVELMKKWLVDLLPGV, from the exons ATGTCCTATAATATCACAGAAGTCACAGTAGTGCCTCAGAAGGGTTTAAGACACACGGCTACACTTATTTTTATGCATGGCTCGG GGTGGAATGGAGTACTATCCAAGAACGATTTGGAAATGGTTTTCGGACAGGAATTCTCTTTTCCACACATTCGGGTTGTATACCCAACGTCTCCAGAAAGACCCTATACACCATGCAATGGAATGTTACAGCGTGTCTGGTTTGACAG GCAGGCAGTGGACATCAGTGCCCCAGAGGATGTTTCTTCCATCAGACCCATGGCAGAAGAACTCAATAAACTGATAGACAAGGAAATCAGTCTGGGAATTGATGTTAAAAGAATTGTCGTTG GAGGCTTTTCAATGGGATCCAGTATGGCTCTGCAAATGGGCTATTGTTTCCGACCTGACGTTGGAGGAATTGTTgctctttcttcattccttaaCCAGGCAAGCAATGTTTATAAG GTCCTGGAGTCAGTGCCAGAAGCAGAACGTCCCCCCTTGTTCATGTGCCACGGAGACAATGATAAAGTCGTTCCCTGTGCTTGGGGTGAGTGTACCTTTGCACAGCTACAGCAAAGAGGAGTCAAGGGAGAGTTCCATTCATTTCCAGGATTGAATCACAGTCTTTGTAAAAGGGAAGTTGAGTTAATGAAGAAATGGTTGGTGGATTTATTACCTGGTGTGTGA